GAAAGGTATGAAATTAAAGATTTGTAGGAGAAATAGATTGTTTCTAGGATGAATTTATTTCACCTTATAATAGCTTTCAGGAAGGTAAAGCCTGATTCTCTGCATCATTATGGTTTCTGCATCTGTCCCCAATGACACTATCTTCCATCCTTCCACATTTATTCTACTTGGAATCCCTGGGATGAGAGATCAGCACATTTGGGctgccatccccttctgctccaTGTATATCCTCGCTCTGGTTGGCAATGGAACTATCCTCTACATCATTATGAAGGAGAGAACTCTGCACGAGCCAATGTACCTCTTCCTGTGCCTGTTGTCTATCACTGACCTGGTACTTTGTTCAACCACATTGCCCAAAATGCTAACAATCTTCTGGTTTAAGTCCCACATAATATCTTACCAAGGCTGCCTCACCCAGATGTTTTTCGTGCATACAATCTTTGCCACAGAATCAGCTGTTCTGCTGGCCATGGCTTTTGACCGCTACATGGCTATCTGCCATCCACTTCATTATGCATCCATCCTCAACGCCATGGTGATTGGGAAGATTGGTCTGGCATGTGTGGTCCGtggctttctctttgttttccccTTTGTCATCCTCATAGAACG
This genomic window from Bubalus bubalis isolate 160015118507 breed Murrah chromosome 16, NDDB_SH_1, whole genome shotgun sequence contains:
- the LOC102392069 gene encoding olfactory receptor 52D1-like; the protein is MVSASVPNDTIFHPSTFILLGIPGMRDQHIWAAIPFCSMYILALVGNGTILYIIMKERTLHEPMYLFLCLLSITDLVLCSTTLPKMLTIFWFKSHIISYQGCLTQMFFVHTIFATESAVLLAMAFDRYMAICHPLHYASILNAMVIGKIGLACVVRGFLFVFPFVILIERLPFCGHRIIPHTYCEHMGIAKLACASIRSNTIYGLTVALSVTGMDMVLIAASYSLILRAVLRLPSKDAQFRAFSTCGAHICVILIFYVPAFFSFFTHHFGQQVPPHVHIVLANLYLLVPPVLNPLVYGINTKQIRLRIFDFFMGRR